DNA sequence from the Paenibacillus azoreducens genome:
TGAATGGAGTCCATTCTCCTGTTGCGTAGAGCAGAAGCCGATGCATGGCACGCGTGCATGCCGTATAAAACAGCTTTCGCTCGCTTTCCCGTTGATACGTCTGCGAAGAGGCGTCGTAGATTAGAACGGCGTCGAATTCAACGCCCTTGGCGAGATACACGGGGATTACCAATACCCCCTTTTCGAAGGTAGGCGTTTTCTTCGTTACAAGCTTTAACCCCTGGCATCCCAGGGACGTCAAGAGATCATAAGCCTCTTTGCTTTCCGCCGCGGTCTTCGTAATGACGCCGATAGAGACGAAGCCTTCCGCCTGAAGGGCCTCGAGGTGCTTGGTCATTCTCTCAACCCGTTGCTCGACGCTGCCATTCTCCGTGAGAAGCGGTTTCTTGCCGAAACGTTCAAAGGGGATGATCTCCTTGGCGTTCGGCAAAAGAGACTTCGTGAATTCCACAATCTCGCGAGTCGACCGGTAACTGCGAACCAGATGAAACAAGGTTGTTTCAGATTCGCCGTATAGCCGGATGAGCGGTGAATCCTCACCATACAATTCCGTTGACTGCGTATAGATGGCCTGACCAAAATCGCCGAGCACCGTCATGCGGGCACGGGGAAACATTTTTTTGATGAACTCATATTGAAACATCGAATAATCCTGGCCTTCGTCAACGAATACATGCCGTATCTCCGTGTTCGTCCGAACGCCCTCGATGAGCTCTTTTAAATAAAGGTAAGGTGTCGCATCCTCATAAAACAATTCGAGCCGGCTGAGCTTATCCCTGGTCTGTTGGCAGATTTCCGGCCAGAGGGAAGGGATTTCGGCTTCATCCATCATCTTTTTAAAGGCAGCGCCATTTTCGAATAGCTGAACGTACAACCCAACCATATCTATGAATAACATCCGCTTCACGCTTCGCTTCAGCGGTTTGAATTGCTCTTTCACGATCATCCGGCGCAGCAGCTCCTCCTCCTGCTCGGCATAGTCGAAATCGCCCTCGTCCGGCCTGCGCTTGCTGTTCATCATTTCGCGGGCTTCTTCATATTGTTCGGCAAAGTCAAAAACGCCCCTCTCTTTGTGCAGTTTATGATACGCTTCGGCGTATTGATCCTTGTCGAGATAATCGAGCTCTTCCTGCACCCAGAGCGCCTCACGTTCCTTGCTTTCCAGTAATGTCAGCTCATGCAGCAGCCACTCTTGCAGTAAAGCGATACGATTGGTCATGCGAATGGAGGGGTCATAGCTGTAAAACTTTGATTCCATTTGCTTGGCCGTGATCAAATCGCGATTCCGAAAACGAATGCTTTTGAATCGCATGCCCTCCAGCTCCAAACACTGCGCATAATTCCGGAGAGCTTGAAGAAAATGTACGGATGCCTTGTATCGGATCCCGTTCAACCGGGCCTTGTACCCTTGCGTTGATTTTTCTGTCAGCACGTATTCGATCTGATCGAATGGATCTTCAAGACGAAACGTCCCGCCGAGCCAATAGTCAAGATATTCCTGGAAGGTCGTCTGCTGCATGTTTTCTTCGCCCAGCTCGGGAAGAACGGTTGATACATAGCTGTTAAACATCGGATTAGGCGAGAAAAGAACGATTTGGTCAGCCCTGAGCCGCTCGCGGTGTTTATACAGTAAATACGCCACCCGCTGCAGCGCCGCGGAGGTTTTCCCGCTGCCGGCCGCTCCTTGCACGATGAGCATTCGGCTGTTGTCATCGCGGATAATGGAGTTTTGCTCCTTTTGGATGGTCGCGACGATGCTTTTCATCTGATTGTCCGCACCCTTACCGAGCGCCTGCTGCAGCAATTCATCGCCGATCGTTAAGCTCGTGTCGAACACGTTCTGCAGCTGCCCCTCACGGATCTGATACTGCCGTTTCAGCTTCATCGTTCCAGAGATGTTACCGCCTGGAGTGTCATATCCGGCAGCTCCCGGGGAATAATCGTAGTACATGCTCGCGATCGGAGTACGCCAGTCATAAACCAGAAAACTCATGCCATCAGAATCGACGAAGGATGATACACCGATATAGACCTGCTCGCTAAAGCTCAAGCCGTCCTCGTGGAAATCGATGCGCCCAAAGTAGGGAGATGCAAGCAAGCGTTTCATGTTTTTCCATTGCTGCACGCGTTGTCGGTGGCTTCGTTCCCGTTCGGACAATAATGCTTCTTGCTGCCTGATGCTATAGAATGTTTCTTCAAAATCTTCGTCCGTGCCCGTGTTTACGGTAACTTCCTGCCAAAATAGTTTGCGAATGTCCGCCACCTGCTCATACAGCCCGGTCACCTCAGGTTCCAGTTCGGTGATTCTCGCTTGCAGCTTCTCCATAACCAAATCCAGTCGGTCCTGTTCTTGCTTCCAGTCCTCTGCGTTGATCATATTCCTGCATGCACTCCTTCATTCAAATTTGTAGGAAAAGAATGTTTGACAAACCGTAATGCCGTGTGGTAAGATTAAATTGTAAATAAGATGGAACATTTATGACTTTTTATAAAATGAGTGGTTTTTAAATCATATCATAGTGCTTCTATGTGCGCAACTTATTTATACATATTTAAACCCGGCAGATTTGCCGGGTTTTTTAATTCGACTTATGCGCAACTTCGTCAAATGCCTATCTATCTCCATCAACTATTTCTTAACGTTCTTCGTCGGTTCAATGCATCATTTTTAGCGGTCTTTTATTGATTACCTATCGGTAACCATCAGCATTCGCTGGTTTGCCTGCATCTTGTACCTCTACAAGATACCGCCAGCAGTCTGGCTGTGAGCCGTCAATATCATAAAAACCATACACTTGTGCGAGCTGACCGCTCGAAACGGAATGACCGTTCCACCGTGCAACTTCCGGATCTCCAGCTAACGCCGCAACGGCTCTCCCTACGAAACGGGGAGATTCTGAAATGATGAAATGAGGTTCTTTAGCAGCAGCATCCCGCCAATTTTCCTCCTTTACATCAAAGTGTTCAAGCATGATTTCCGAGCGCATCCAACCCGGAGTGACGGCAACGGCGGTACATTGATATGGGGATAGTTCATGGGCTAAAGACTGGGCCATACGAATGACAGAAGTCTTGGCTAGATCGTAGAACAGTGATAAACGGTAGTTTTTTGCGTTATATTCTGCGGTTCCGTCCGTTATCTCAACGACTAGTCCGTTATTACTTTCGATTAACAGGGGTAGTGCGTAGTGGCTTGTAATGATATGCGTGTCAATGGCAAGACGAAGCATACGGAACCCTTTTTCAAGCGAATACTCCCACACAGGCACGTTCCACTCTGCCAAATTCTCAGCTCCCCATACATCGTTGACCAAGATATCGAGTCGTCCATGCTCGTCCTTGATGCGTGCAATAAGAGCTTGAACCTGATCGGGATCGAGGTGATCCACTTGAACCGCTATACCTCTACCACCCGCGTCACAAACAAGTTCAGCGGTTTCTTCAATCGTCTCAGGCCGATTGTAATCGGACCGCTTCGTTCGTGTCGTACGTCCAGTCACATACACAGTGGCTCCAGCGGCTCCTAATTCAATAGCTATACCTCGCCCGGCTCCCCTTGTTGCACCTGCCACCAAAGCTACTTTTCCATTTAAAGGCTTCATGAATCAGTCACTCCTTTTTTATGATCTCCCGCTCATTATAAACCTCATTTATGACAAATCATGTCATATATAGGCCAGAAGCGAAAGCTCACAATTGAATCGGAAAAATTAAAGGTAACCCGTTTCGCATATGTTTAATCATAATTATATTATGTAAGTTGATAAGTTTAAGTAAGTCACATATACTGATACTGTAAAAGTAAATTTTATGCAAAAGGAGATATTCATATATGAGCGACGTTCAAGCAATCGTCAATAAAGTGCCTAATAGCCGCCGCCCGCTGAATGAGCTTGTTTATGAAGGGAAAATGGAGTAGTCATTCCATCGTTTAAGCTTCAATAGAAAAACAAAGATAAACATTAAAAAGCTGGCCGCTTGGGCCAGCTTTTTAATATTACGATGTTCTTCCAGCATATGAAATTTTGATCTCCTAATAAAGTCAACTCTTCACTTTCAATACTACTAGAATCTGGCTGATAAAACATTTCCAAATCCTTGGATATAGAATTTAATGCCCTGGCAATCATTTTACAACAAAATAAACCTTTGTCCCTGTGCCTAATGTACTTATGATATGAATTCCTGTTCCGAAGTGCCGCTTTAAACGCTGATCAGTATTTATCAATCCGACCCCTGAACTACGATCTGCTTTTCTTTCCAATATTCGCCGCAATTGAACTTCGTCCATTCCGATTCCATCGTCTTCAACGGTTATCTCCGCATGCGTTTCATAGACAGAAATCCGAATAATGATCTTTCCTCCGCGAGCGCGCTTCATAATGCCGTGTCGTATCGCATTTTCAACTAAAGGCTGGATCGATAAAAACGGGATTTTTAATTCCTTGTAGTCGTCATCCGTCTCCCAAACAACTTGAAGCCTTTCTTCAAACCGAACCTTTTCGATATATAGATAAGAGCGCACCAGACTTAGCTCCTCTTCGATCGGAACAAGTCCATCCATATTCTGAAAACTAAATTTATTCCTCAAAAAATTGCTGAACTCATTAAGCAAATCGCGCATTTTATCCAGATTAATATCACTTAAAGCTGTTACGGCATTTAATGCATTGAATAAAAAATGAGGCTGGATTTGGGCTTGCAGCCATGCCGCTTCTAATCGCAATTGTTCCCGGACGATTTGTTTAACCGTAGTTAACGCCTCTATCCGCGATTTTATTTCTAATGGTTCCACTGGCTTTGTCACATAATCGTTTGCCCCAGCTAAAAAACCGCTTTGGATATCTTTCGGTTGGCTTCTGGCGGTAAGGAGCAAAACCGGGAGCTCTGTGAGCGTAAACCGCTCACGAATGATTCGTGTCAGCTCATAGCCAGACATCTGCGGCATCATAATATCTGAGATGATTAGATCCCATTCCTTTGCATCCAGAACAGCCAACGCTTCTTTCCCGCTCGTTACCATCGTTATTTCATATTCGTCCGACGGGAGTATTGCTTCAAGCACTTGAAGGTTGACCGGATCGTCATCAACAATTAATATGAGCGGACGATCGCGATTCATTTCTATTGGAGTAGTTGTTGGTTTCGCAGCCGGCGGGATTTCCGCTTTTTCCAAACTGACTGCGACTTCTTCCTGAATCAGCATAGATTGCGATGCCAACGGTTCAAATGAGTTAGAAAAATCATTTTCTTCCTCTGCTCTAAGACCTGCTAGCTTTAACGAAAATGTGAACTTTGAACCTTCCCCTAAAACAGAGGACACTTCTAACGTACCTCCATGAAGCTCAACCAGCTGTTTGCTTATACTTAAACCTAACCCAAAGCCACCCTCAATCATGGTCTCGCTAGTGCTCGCCTGCTCATAAGGACGGAATAGGCGCTTAAGCATGTCCTCATCCATTCCGATCCCGGTATCGGTAATCACAATATAAGCTCTTCCTTCCCGTGTATAAGCTTGGATCGAAATGACCCCTTCATTCGTATATTTCACAGCATTATGAAGCAAATTGAAAACGATTTGGATAACCCGGTTTTCGTCCGCGATTACTGAAGGGAAATCTTCGGGAATTTGATTTGTTATTTTGACGGACTTCACTTCCGCATTAAATTGCAGCATATCAAGCACCCCGGTCACGATTGGCTGAATCCATATGTCTTTTTGCTGAAGACGCGGATTGCCTTCCCGTAAACTCATCACATCAATCAAATCGTTTAATATCAAAGTCAGCCGACGTCCTACGGATAAAACCGTTTCAAGCTCTTTGATGCTTCTCTCCTGTAACAAATGCCGTTCCCTTTTCAAAATTGATTGCGACAGGTTGAGGATGCTGTGGAGCGGATTTTTAAATTCATGTGAAGTGTTCGCCAAAAATTGATCCTTATGGTCATTCATTCTTTGCAATGTTGCGGCAATCTCCTTGGTGTTCGCATGCATTTTAAAATAATCCTTAAACCATACAGAGGCTAAACACCCCATCGAAATAATCATATCAAACGGATAGTGGACAACACTCAATCCGCTTTCCCGCCAAATTAAGGACCAAAGAAAATGATGAATCAGCGCAAGTATAGAAAAAAGCAGTAAAAGATGGCTTTTTATATCTGCAATAACTTTTTTAAAGATTGCAATCAACGTGACCACAGCTGCAATACCACCCAAAAGAATATACACCGGGAAGAGCATAATCACCTGATAGGGGGCCAAAAGCAACGTAATGCCAGCGGTACCTAAATTCATTACAGTATAAACAGGATATATCCTTCTCCAATAAGGGAGTTCACGATGATTCGTGCACTGGAGCAAAGCGTAGCATCCAATGATAAAAGCGGCGTTAGATAGCCGAAAATCCCAACGATAGCCAATATAAAACAATTGATGGAACAATTTCTCATCATTGCTTAATAGACTAGTAAGCGTTACACATAGTGTCAGTAAAGAAAAATAAAGCAGCTTCTTTTCCTTATTTCCTAACAAAAACAGAATAAACGCATAGACAGAATGCATAAGAAATATAATCGCTGCCAGAAGCTGCATAGAAACGGAGATTTTCATATCTTTTGTAATTGCTTCTTCTGATCCAAATTTAATGGATCGAATGATGCCGCTGTTTCGACTATCCACATAGTTTGCGGCCTGAATCACGAGTTCGATTACTCCGTTTTCATCAGCGGTAAAAGTTGTGGAATAAGGCAGGTTCTTCGCGATATAATCATCCTTCGTTTTCGCTACCCGCCCGGATTTAGCAAGCAATCGCCCATTTATGTATAATTCTGATGAAGTGCGCACGCTGGGTACGCGAATGCTATAATTTATATCCTTTTCCGGGTTTACATTAAGACGCAAGCGATAGGAAGCAAAACCATATGGAGTTGACTCACCAGCATGCAAAGCTTTATTCCATCCTCCCGGAACCTGAATTAGCCTTGGCTCACTTTCGCTTATTGCTTGTTGTCGACTGCCATCCATCAACCATTGTGAGGGGTAAAACTCCCATTCCCCATCAAGCAAAAGAACACCGCCATCTTCTGCATTCCAATCACGCAAATCTAACTGCCCATTCTGTATTGACATCTGTTTGTGATCAGGAAACAATTCCATCCACAACATGCGCAAGCTGGATAAAATGATTATCAATAGTCCAAGTATTAAAAAAATATGGCTCTTTTTCATGGGGTAATTTGGCGAATCACTGCCAAGAAACATTCCTCTCATAATCATTTTTTGATAATACACATGCAAAGATTTCAAAATTAGTCGTTACACATTATGACATTCACTGAGGTGCTTCCCATAATATACCACAGCAATCATAACAGAGAAATGACGATAGGGGTGTTCTTTTGTTTATTATACGGCCATGCTTCTTAGCGGATTTTAGTAGTTCAAATTCGGGAATAAGAAAAACGTCTATCGACGTACTTTCCAAGAATAAAGACCGCATTAGCGGATGTTTTTCTTGCGCTTAGATAATCACTTAAGCTCCATTTAAAACTTTTTTACTCTATAATCTAAAAAAAGAATGAACAAAGTCTATCCTTCGTCCATTCCCTTTTGATCTTGTATAATCTTCACTGCGCGTTTACGATGCAATTCCCTAGTTTGCGGGTAGAGACAATTATCTAGGTGTTGTTATATCTTGCAAAAGATCAAGGATCACCTTCGTCACAAGCTCAGGCTGATCTTCCATGACCATATGGCCGCTTTTCTCCGCTACGATTAACTTGCTCTTGCTCGAAATGCCCAGCATATTCCGTTGACCGTTCTGCCATATTTCTTCCAATTTTTCGCCTCCCTCTTTGGAAAAACCGAATGCGGCGTAATCCTGCGGCAATCCTCGTGCAATGACCCGTACAGGAAGATTCCCCAAGTTTTGCCCACGGATGGCATCCTCCGACGTATATACTAACTTCCCTTCATTTTCGGCCTCTTCAAAATAACCAGGCGTCGCAACGATGTTCAAAAAACGGCTTCGTTCCTCCTTCGGAACCAAACCTTCCAGTAAAAAGTTCTGAAAAAGCCGAAGCACTCCCGATTGTTTCAGCAGCGTCAACTCTGCCGCCGGCGGCTTTTTCGTAAACTTCTCTCGAGCAGTAATCGGAGCGGCGTCCTTCTCGTCATTTTCCGGACGAGCGTCAACAAGCACCAACCCCGCTACTTCATCCCTATAAGTTTGGGCGAACAACCTTGAGTACGTTCCACCCAAGGAATGGCCCACGAAGAGGTATGGCCCACGAAGTCCCTCTTTGTGCAAAGCCGTGTGAAGCTCGCGGACAATGTTGGCGCCGGTTCTTTCTGTATCCGCCTTTTCGCTCCAGGCATAACCAGCACGGTCGTAGCTGACGACTTTAGCATATGGAGCCAGCTGTTCCGGGATGTCCTTCCAGGACAGACTCGTCTCGCCGCTGCCCGCTTCAAGCACAATCGTGATGGAGCCCTTGCCCTGTTGATTGAGATGCAGCTTATATCCTCCCGCATCTACCAGCTTTCCCGGCATTGGATAATCCCGCTTTCCCGCCTCGGAAGCAATCGCTTCATAGGCAAACCCTGCCCCGATGAGTAGCAACACCAGAGCTAAAGCGATAAGAACAACTCTCTTCCATAAGCCCCTTTTTCTTTTTCTTGCTTGTACAGTTACTGTCGTCGTGTCCGTGTTCATACAGCTTTTTCCTCTCCTATGTTTTATTTAATACGAATGTACTATAAAATAATATAATACAATTGTATTAAACGTCAACCAACGGTCTCGGCTTAAAGGCTATTTCGGGTACGATACGGCATACGGCGCAGAAATGAGGCGAAAGTCGATTTCGTTTTTCCCCGCCTTGTTACGATCTTCAAAATGAACTACAAAAAGAGCCGCAAGGAGATCTTTTTTCTCCCTCCGGCTTTACTCTTCTATCTAGCACTTGTTTCCAATTGTGTTTATCCCATTTAGGAACATCTCTGTATAGACAGCCGCCACCTCGGTATCGGACAACGATCCGCCCTTCTTGAACCAGGTATAGCACCAGTTGCAGGCCCCTAGGACGCTGAATGCTACCATTTCAGGCGGCAGATCATCCCGAAATTCACCGCTCTCTATTCCCTGTTCGATGACAGACTGTACATTTAACCGGAAACGGTCCCGCTTCTGTTTGATCGCAGCAAGACTATCACCCGAAATATGAAGAAGTTCTCGGAAAAAGATGCGCGCGCTGCTTCCCCGGCCTTCGATTGCCTGAATGGTCATAAGGATGATCCCGGACAACTTTTCCTTCCAGGTTCGATCCGGCTGCTCGATGATGCGCTGCTGTTCCTCCAGCATGTAATCAATATACTGCAGTTGAATTTGCGTCAACAGTTCTTCTTTACTCGAAAAGTAATAATAGAAGGTCCCCTTGGTCACGCCCAGCGTGTTGACAATGTCCCGGATAGAGGCTTCGCTAAACCCTTTCGATTCAAATAGTGTTATGCTGTGCTTCATTATCTTCTCTTTCATGAACGGCTCCAAGTATAATCTCTCCTTCTAGCAATTCCGGGCACGATTCAAGGGCAAGCCCTCTAGTCTTCCCGGTTCGCTTGTTTCCTGGCCTCTTCCTGAAGCTTGCGCCATAATATTTTGCCGCTGCCGGTCATCGGGAGCGATGCGACGATTTCAACCAAGCGCGGATATTTATAGGCAGCCATATGCTGCTGCGCCCAGCGAATAATGTCATCCGCCTCTACCGAGCCGCGCTTGTCTTCCTGCAGGACGACGTATGCTTTGATTTCTTCGCCTTTCCTCTTGTCTGGCACCCCGATCACGCAGACTTCTTTAATCGCCGGATTCTTATACAAAATCGACTCCACTTCATTTGGCCACACTTTGAATCCGGAAGCGTTAATCATGCGTTTCAGCCGCTCGACGTAAAAGAAGTAGCCTTCTTCGTCGCAATAGCCGATATCTCCGGAGCGAAAAAATGGTTTGCCGTCTATCTCGACAAAGGCATTTTTTGTCTCTGACGGGTTGTTCCAGTAGCCTTGAAATAATTGCGGGCCGTTCACCATGATTTCCCCTTCTTCGCGGGGCCCCTTCTCTTCCAACGTTATCGGGTCAATAATACGTGCGTCTACGTCAAAGGACGGAACACCGAGACATTGCAGCTTCGGGCGATCGAGCGGATTAAAATGCGTCTGCGCCATCGTTTCCGACAAACCGTAACCTTCTACGA
Encoded proteins:
- a CDS encoding TetR/AcrR family transcriptional regulator gives rise to the protein MKEKIMKHSITLFESKGFSEASIRDIVNTLGVTKGTFYYYFSSKEELLTQIQLQYIDYMLEEQQRIIEQPDRTWKEKLSGIILMTIQAIEGRGSSARIFFRELLHISGDSLAAIKQKRDRFRLNVQSVIEQGIESGEFRDDLPPEMVAFSVLGACNWCYTWFKKGGSLSDTEVAAVYTEMFLNGINTIGNKC
- a CDS encoding ATP-binding protein; the encoded protein is MKKSHIFLILGLLIIILSSLRMLWMELFPDHKQMSIQNGQLDLRDWNAEDGGVLLLDGEWEFYPSQWLMDGSRQQAISESEPRLIQVPGGWNKALHAGESTPYGFASYRLRLNVNPEKDINYSIRVPSVRTSSELYINGRLLAKSGRVAKTKDDYIAKNLPYSTTFTADENGVIELVIQAANYVDSRNSGIIRSIKFGSEEAITKDMKISVSMQLLAAIIFLMHSVYAFILFLLGNKEKKLLYFSLLTLCVTLTSLLSNDEKLFHQLFYIGYRWDFRLSNAAFIIGCYALLQCTNHRELPYWRRIYPVYTVMNLGTAGITLLLAPYQVIMLFPVYILLGGIAAVVTLIAIFKKVIADIKSHLLLLFSILALIHHFLWSLIWRESGLSVVHYPFDMIISMGCLASVWFKDYFKMHANTKEIAATLQRMNDHKDQFLANTSHEFKNPLHSILNLSQSILKRERHLLQERSIKELETVLSVGRRLTLILNDLIDVMSLREGNPRLQQKDIWIQPIVTGVLDMLQFNAEVKSVKITNQIPEDFPSVIADENRVIQIVFNLLHNAVKYTNEGVISIQAYTREGRAYIVITDTGIGMDEDMLKRLFRPYEQASTSETMIEGGFGLGLSISKQLVELHGGTLEVSSVLGEGSKFTFSLKLAGLRAEEENDFSNSFEPLASQSMLIQEEVAVSLEKAEIPPAAKPTTTPIEMNRDRPLILIVDDDPVNLQVLEAILPSDEYEITMVTSGKEALAVLDAKEWDLIISDIMMPQMSGYELTRIIRERFTLTELPVLLLTARSQPKDIQSGFLAGANDYVTKPVEPLEIKSRIEALTTVKQIVREQLRLEAAWLQAQIQPHFLFNALNAVTALSDINLDKMRDLLNEFSNFLRNKFSFQNMDGLVPIEEELSLVRSYLYIEKVRFEERLQVVWETDDDYKELKIPFLSIQPLVENAIRHGIMKRARGGKIIIRISVYETHAEITVEDDGIGMDEVQLRRILERKADRSSGVGLINTDQRLKRHFGTGIHIISTLGTGTKVYFVVK
- a CDS encoding alpha/beta fold hydrolase → MNTDTTTVTVQARKRKRGLWKRVVLIALALVLLLIGAGFAYEAIASEAGKRDYPMPGKLVDAGGYKLHLNQQGKGSITIVLEAGSGETSLSWKDIPEQLAPYAKVVSYDRAGYAWSEKADTERTGANIVRELHTALHKEGLRGPYLFVGHSLGGTYSRLFAQTYRDEVAGLVLVDARPENDEKDAAPITAREKFTKKPPAAELTLLKQSGVLRLFQNFLLEGLVPKEERSRFLNIVATPGYFEEAENEGKLVYTSEDAIRGQNLGNLPVRVIARGLPQDYAAFGFSKEGGEKLEEIWQNGQRNMLGISSKSKLIVAEKSGHMVMEDQPELVTKVILDLLQDITTPR
- the helD gene encoding RNA polymerase recycling motor HelD codes for the protein MINAEDWKQEQDRLDLVMEKLQARITELEPEVTGLYEQVADIRKLFWQEVTVNTGTDEDFEETFYSIRQQEALLSERERSHRQRVQQWKNMKRLLASPYFGRIDFHEDGLSFSEQVYIGVSSFVDSDGMSFLVYDWRTPIASMYYDYSPGAAGYDTPGGNISGTMKLKRQYQIREGQLQNVFDTSLTIGDELLQQALGKGADNQMKSIVATIQKEQNSIIRDDNSRMLIVQGAAGSGKTSAALQRVAYLLYKHRERLRADQIVLFSPNPMFNSYVSTVLPELGEENMQQTTFQEYLDYWLGGTFRLEDPFDQIEYVLTEKSTQGYKARLNGIRYKASVHFLQALRNYAQCLELEGMRFKSIRFRNRDLITAKQMESKFYSYDPSIRMTNRIALLQEWLLHELTLLESKEREALWVQEELDYLDKDQYAEAYHKLHKERGVFDFAEQYEEAREMMNSKRRPDEGDFDYAEQEEELLRRMIVKEQFKPLKRSVKRMLFIDMVGLYVQLFENGAAFKKMMDEAEIPSLWPEICQQTRDKLSRLELFYEDATPYLYLKELIEGVRTNTEIRHVFVDEGQDYSMFQYEFIKKMFPRARMTVLGDFGQAIYTQSTELYGEDSPLIRLYGESETTLFHLVRSYRSTREIVEFTKSLLPNAKEIIPFERFGKKPLLTENGSVEQRVERMTKHLEALQAEGFVSIGVITKTAAESKEAYDLLTSLGCQGLKLVTKKTPTFEKGVLVIPVYLAKGVEFDAVLIYDASSQTYQRESERKLFYTACTRAMHRLLLYATGEWTPFIQALDTSLYEVEQ
- a CDS encoding SDR family oxidoreductase codes for the protein MKPLNGKVALVAGATRGAGRGIAIELGAAGATVYVTGRTTRTKRSDYNRPETIEETAELVCDAGGRGIAVQVDHLDPDQVQALIARIKDEHGRLDILVNDVWGAENLAEWNVPVWEYSLEKGFRMLRLAIDTHIITSHYALPLLIESNNGLVVEITDGTAEYNAKNYRLSLFYDLAKTSVIRMAQSLAHELSPYQCTAVAVTPGWMRSEIMLEHFDVKEENWRDAAAKEPHFIISESPRFVGRAVAALAGDPEVARWNGHSVSSGQLAQVYGFYDIDGSQPDCWRYLVEVQDAGKPANADGYR